A portion of the Babylonia areolata isolate BAREFJ2019XMU chromosome 4, ASM4173473v1, whole genome shotgun sequence genome contains these proteins:
- the LOC143281215 gene encoding uncharacterized protein LOC143281215 encodes MERASRKQYQSVLKYDGQESNSSEDESRQQSFGWICVQLSSSAACGIIFGFALEKGRVFEPQVIIDQMLFTRFVMLKMFLSASATSMFVFSSLSMLPATHQHFARAMREFTSGFGNKGVVSSLVGGSILGIGMTLSGACPGMIMVQVGTGTQNAVITLLGGLCGVVVYALMEPFMVRATKPKSPLQQHFLHQHVGGPYFNVALPFVVVLGVVVFAAELYAPWDSEVTVGGEGILGSLSWPPYMAGIVVGLLQIPTVLINCDTLGTSTSYCAVLAQGCRFPSVRRLFSYLAAYRSGASNWWQVFYAGGAVAGAYLSQWMAGSAGGTPGVSPVAAFIGGACLLFGSRLAAGCTSGHGLSGMGLLSVLSLVAVPAMFAGGIGTAVLSTML; translated from the exons ATGGAAAGGGCTTCACGAAAACAATATCAGTCTGTCCTTAAATATGATGGACAAGAATCTAACTCTTCTGAAGATGAAAGCAGGCAGCAGTCTTTTGGATGGATATGTGTGCAACTGTCCTCAAGTGCTGCTTGTGGTATCATCTTTGGGTTTGCCCTGGAAAAAGGCAGAG TGTTTGAGCCCCAGGTGATTATAGACCAGATGCTGTTCACCCGATTTGTGATGCTGAAAATGTTCCTGTCTGCATCAGCAACAA gcaTGTTCGTCTTCAGTAGTTTATCAATGCTGCCTGCTACTCATCAGCACTTTGCTCGTGCCATGCGCGAGTTCACGTCTGGCTTTGGCAACAAAGGGGTGGTCAGCAGCCTGGTTGGAGGAAGCATCCTTGGAATTGGAATGACACTTAGCGGGGCG TGCCCAGGTATGATAATGGTGCAGGTTGGGACAGGAACACAGAATGCAG TGATTACATTACTGGGAGGactatgtggggtggtggtgtatgCTTTGATGGAGCCCTTCATGGTGAGAGCCACAAAACCCAAATCTCCACTTCAGCAGCACTT ttTGCACCAGCATGTGGGAGGGCCCTATTTTAACGTGGCCTTACCGTTTGTGGttgtgctgggggtggtggtgtttgctgcAGAGCTGTACGCTCCCTGGGACTCTGAG GTtactgtgggaggggaggggatccTGGGGTCACTGTCATGGCCGCCCTACATGGCGGGCATTGTGGTGGGACTTCTGCAGATTCCTACTGTTCTCATCAActgtgacacactgg GCACCAGCACCAGCTACTGTGCAGTGTTGGCGCAGGGTTGTAGATTTCCGTCGGTGCGGAGACTCTTCTCGTACTTAGCTGCCTACAGATCGGGAGCAAGCAACTGGTGGCAG GTGTTTTACGCAGGTGGGGCAGTGGCAGGAGCGTACCTGTCGCAGTGGATGGCGGGGTCGGCAGGCGGAACACCTGGGGTGTCTCCTGTGGCAGCCTTTATTGGCGGCGCCTGCTTGCTGTTTGGGTCTCGTCTGGCTGCCGGCTGCACAAG TGGTCACGGGCTGTCTGGCATGGGTCTGCTGTCTGTGCTATCCCTGGTGGCAGTGCCAGCCATGTTCGCAGGGGGCATTGGCACCGCCGTCCTCAGCACAATGCTCTAG